AGCTGCCTGATCCTGGTACAAACCCTCAAGGTCAGCAAGACGAATAGCCTCAAATTCATCAACCGTTAAATTTATTTCCTCAAGGGTAGAAAGGGGAATACCTCTTGGTTTGAAATATTGGCTCCCAGGAAGACATCCTACCCTCCTACAATTTCTCGGTCTTGCCATAACGATTATTTCCTTCTATAGAGAATTATAAGCATATGCCCATAATATGTCAAGATACAAATTACTCTATATTAGAGAAAACAGACATTTTTAGGTGAATTCATAAAGCAGTTGGTGTAAATTAACGTATGCTTGAAGCGCTGCAAAAAAGAAAATATTTGATAAATATCATACTATCTATTATTGCTATTGGTATTATTATTTTTTATAGCATTTGCGGAAGTTCTTGTTCGTACCTGAAGGGGAATATTTTTGGTATTGACCTAAAATATATCGGGATTGTTTATATGGTGACCTTGATATTTCTTAGTTTTTTTAAAAAAGATCTGCTTCTCCTTATACTTTTATCTACCTGCATTGGGGTAGAGGTTTTTCTAATTGGATTTCAGATAAGGAATGAGGTTTTTTGTCCCTTCTGTCTGGCATTCGGAGTAATAGTGATTCTTTTGTTTTTGTTAAACTTAGATTTGAAAAAAAAGTGGATTATAGCCGCTTCTATTGTTATCGGTTTTATTTTGTTTTCTATTTTCTTTGAGGGCGCTACTATACCTACATATGACTTAAAGGTAACTATGAGCCACGAGCAGAGAGCAGAGAGCAGAGAGCAGAGAGATAAAAAAACCCTCGTCCATCGTCCATCGCAAGGTGTGTTTCTATGAAAATCATTGGCCTCATGTCAGGGACATCGCATGATGGTGTCGATGCGGCACTGGTGGAGATAACACCGGTCAGGGGTCAGGGGTCAGGGGTCGGGACTCGGGAGTCTGGATCAAACAATAAGGATTCA
The DNA window shown above is from Pseudomonadota bacterium and carries:
- a CDS encoding DUF134 domain-containing protein — translated: MARPRNCRRVGCLPGSQYFKPRGIPLSTLEEINLTVDEFEAIRLADLEGLYQDQAA